DNA sequence from the Fibrobacter sp. UWB11 genome:
ATTCCTGGAACCGTACGCAAGAACGACAAGTCGAAAGCGCCATGATGCGTCGGACCATCCGCACCGACAAGACCGGCACGGTCAAGCACGAGCACCACATGCAAATTCTGGAGTGCAATGTCGTGGATAATCTGGTCGTAGGCGCGCTGCATGAACGACGAGTAAATCGCGACCACAGGTACAACGCCATCACAAGCCATGCCCGCCGCAAACGTAACAGCATGCTCTTCGGCAATGCCCACGTCAATCACGCGGTCCGGGAGTTCCTTTGCGACGATATCCATGCCGCAGCCCGTAGGCATTGCAGCCGTGATACCCATAATGCGCTTGTCCTTCTTAGCAAGGTCCAAAAGCGTATTGCCGAACACGCTCGTCAAAGACGGATTCGGATTTCCCGGAGCAAGCGGGAGACCACTTTCGGGGTCGAACGCACTGCAACCGTGATACTTTGTCGGATTCTTTTCGGCAGCGTCAAAGCCGCGGCCCTTTTCCGTGAGCACATGGACAAGGCACGGGCCTTGCTGGTTCTTCACGCGTTCGAGAATCATCACAAGTTCATCGATATCGTGACCATCAATCGGACCAAAATAACGGATGCCCAAGTCTTCAAAGAAGCGTCCCGGCTTCACGGCATTCTTCGCCGCATTCTCGACCTGCAAGAAGAGGTCACGGAAACGGGAACCCAGAATGCCCGGCAAACGATTCATCACGCGATCCAGGTCGGTACGCATCTTGTTGTAAACCGGATCCGAAATAACGCGGTTCAGGTACTTGCTAAAACCGCCAATGTTCGGAGCGATACTCATCTTGTTATCGTTCAAGATGATGGTCATGTTCTGCTTGGAGGCGCCAACGTTATTGATAGCCTCGTAAGCCATACCGCCCGTCATGGAACCATCGCCAATGACAGCAACAACATTGTTGTTACGGTTGAAATGGTCGCGTGCAACTGCAAAGCCAAGAGCTGCCGAAATCGAGGTCGTCGCATGCCCAGCCCCAAAACAGTCGTAAACGCTTTCGTTCCTCTTCAGAAATCCGGAAATACCGCCCTGCTGGCGCAAGGTATCGAAGCGGTCGTAACGGCCGGTCAATAACTTGTGCACGTACGCCTGGTGCCCCACGTCCCACACGATTTTATCGTCGGGTGCATTGAACACGTAGTGAAGCGCAAGAGTCAGTTCAACAACGCCAAGGCTCGATGCCAGGTGACCGCCATGTTTGGCCACCTGCCCAATAATGGTTTCGCGAATCTGCGAAGCCAAGTGGTAAAGCTCTTCAACAGAGCAGTGCTTCAAGTCCTGAGGCGACTTTACGTCTTTCAGTTCCATTTATTTCACTCGGGTAATGATGTATGCAGCAATGGAACGGAGGATAGAGGTATCGCACTTGAGGCTGTCCAAAGCCTTGATGGATTCCTCGTAAAGTTCCCTTGCTCGTTCCCTTGACTTTTCCAGTCCAACGATGGACGGGTAAGTAGCCTTGCCCTTTTCGATGTCAGACCCGGCATCCTTGCCGAGTTCTTCGGTCGTAGAGACAATGTCCAAGATGTCATCCACAATCTGGAAGGCAAGCCCGATAGAGCGGCCATAGTTGCGGATGATTTCCATATCACTCTCGCTTGCGTCTGCAAGCATCGCACCCACCAAGAGGGCAGCTTCAATCAATGCTGCGGTCTTGTGGTAGTGAATGTAATCGACAATTTCGAGATCGACAGTCTTGCCTTCACATTCGATGTCGGTCATTTCGCCACCGATCATGCCGTAAGTGCCGAGCAAGTGAGCAAGGAGTTCGATAGCCTTTGCGTTACCGGTCTTGCCCATCATTTCGAATGCGTGAATGCAGAGAGCATCGCCCGCCATCACGGCTGTCGCTTCGCCAAACTTCTTGTGGCTCGTGAGCTTACCACGGCGGTAGTCATCGTTATCGACGCACGGAAGGTCATCGTGAATAAGGCTGAACGTGTGGAGCATTTCGAG
Encoded proteins:
- the dxs gene encoding 1-deoxy-D-xylulose-5-phosphate synthase, which codes for MELKDVKSPQDLKHCSVEELYHLASQIRETIIGQVAKHGGHLASSLGVVELTLALHYVFNAPDDKIVWDVGHQAYVHKLLTGRYDRFDTLRQQGGISGFLKRNESVYDCFGAGHATTSISAALGFAVARDHFNRNNNVVAVIGDGSMTGGMAYEAINNVGASKQNMTIILNDNKMSIAPNIGGFSKYLNRVISDPVYNKMRTDLDRVMNRLPGILGSRFRDLFLQVENAAKNAVKPGRFFEDLGIRYFGPIDGHDIDELVMILERVKNQQGPCLVHVLTEKGRGFDAAEKNPTKYHGCSAFDPESGLPLAPGNPNPSLTSVFGNTLLDLAKKDKRIMGITAAMPTGCGMDIVAKELPDRVIDVGIAEEHAVTFAAGMACDGVVPVVAIYSSFMQRAYDQIIHDIALQNLHVVLVLDRAGLVGADGPTHHGAFDLSFLRTVPGITVMAPSNENELRDMITAAIDMEGVVAIRYPRGTALEAELKPSEGPFDYKSPKILEKGSGILLLGAGFMTNELKKTASVLRENGYNPTLVDARFIKPLDQECYRSLFDSHNVIVTLEDNTLVGGYGSAIAELLSDLGYTDKKLYRFGLPDRFVEQGEIKALYKILKIDGESVAKQLMEKL
- a CDS encoding polyprenyl synthetase family protein; this translates as MQSIESEAKIAQEYLARIAKDAEAKFDEHLPPVKDRPCRLHEAMRYSMFAGGKRLRPGLAKATFDMFGGKGDKIWLATSALEMLHTFSLIHDDLPCVDNDDYRRGKLTSHKKFGEATAVMAGDALCIHAFEMMGKTGNAKAIELLAHLLGTYGMIGGEMTDIECEGKTVDLEIVDYIHYHKTAALIEAALLVGAMLADASESDMEIIRNYGRSIGLAFQIVDDILDIVSTTEELGKDAGSDIEKGKATYPSIVGLEKSRERARELYEESIKALDSLKCDTSILRSIAAYIITRVK